A window of Deltaproteobacteria bacterium genomic DNA:
AGCCCTTAAAGGGGTGGAAAAAAAGGTGCGCGAGGCGATCACCATCAAGGCAAAACAGAAACGCTACGACGCCTTGGCCGGCATCAAGGATGAACTGGAGGCCTCGTTGATCAAGGAGGACGATCCGGATGGGGAGACGAAGAAAACTCTGTTGGACAATGAATACGAGGAACTCAAAAGCCGGATCATGCGCGGGATGATTTTGTCGGAATCCAAACGGATCGACGGAAGAGGCTTGAAAGAGATTCGCCCCATCACGGCGGAGGTGGCGGTTCTGCCGCGGACGCATGGTTCCGGCCTCTTCACCCGCGGCGAGACGCAGGCAATGGTCGTGGCCACGCTGGGAAGCTCCGAGGACGAGCAGATCATCGATTCGATCATGGGCGATGCCAGCAAGACCTTCATGCTTCACTACAATTTCCCCCCCTTTTCGGTGGGGGAGGTGAAGCCGCTCCGTTCGCCGGGGCGCCGCGAGATCGGCCACGGGGCGCTGGCCGAACGTTCGATTGTCCGCATGCTCCCCCCGCACGAAAAATTTCCCTACACCATCCGGGTTGTCTCCGAAATTCTCGAATCGAACGGTTCTTCTTCCATGGCCACCGTCTGTGGGGCCTCGCTTTCGCTGATGGACGCGGGCGTTCCGATCAAGGCCCCGGTGGCGGGGATTGCGATGGGGCTGATCAAAGAAGACGACCGCGTGGCGGTCCTCTCCGATATTCTGGGGGACGAAGATCACCTGGGGGACATGGATTTCAAGGTGGCGGGGACCGAAAAAGGGGTGACCGCTTTTCAGATGGACATCAAAATTTCCGGACTGACGGTGGAGCTGATGACAAAGGCGCTTGCGCAGGCGCGCGAGGGGCGTCTGCATATTTTGGGAAAAATGAGCGAGGCGATTGCCGAGCCGCGCACCTCGCTGTCCAAGCATGCGCCGAAAATCGTCTCGATGGTTGTCGCCAAGGACAGGATCAGGGATGTCATCGGTAGCGGCGGAAAAAATATCCGCGGCATCATCGAGGCCACGGGATGCAAAATCGACATCGAAGACGACGGGACGGTGAAAATCTTCTCCTCGGATGACGCGGCGATCCAGCAGGCGATGAAGATGGTGAAGGAGTTGACGGCCGAGGCGGAGATTGGGCAGATCTACGAGGGGACGGTGAGAAAGATCATGGACTTCGGGGCCTTCGTGGAAATTCTCCCCAAGACCGACGGCCTTGTCCACATCTCGGAGCTTTCGCAGGAGCGGGTCCGCCGTGTGGAAGACGTGGTCCGCGAGGGGGACCGCGTGACGGTGAAATGCATCGGGATCGATGACCGCGGCAAGATCCGGCTTTCGATGAAACAGGCGCCGAAGGAATAACCATTTCTCAAACAAAAAGGGTCCCTTTGTCTTCGCAATTTTCGTAAGCCGCTTAAGAGTCGGCCTGTCTCGCCGGAGATGTAGCTGGCGGGAACGAAAATTGCTTCGTCAAAGGGACCCTTTTTGTTTGAGGTTATTTCTTTTTTCCGCCGCCGGGCGGAGTTGCCGGCGGACCGCCGCCGCCGCTGTTTCCGGGCGAGGTATCCGTCGTAGAAGTATCCGTTGTAGAGGTGTCGGTACTGCTGTTGGTCGTCGTCGTTGTATTGTCCACCACCGCCCCGTTGCCGCTGTCGACATACACCGAATGAGTCACGGTGGTGGAATGGTCGGTTGTGTGGCCGCCGCCGTTGCCGTTGTTCTCCACGGTGGATGTCGTCTCGGTGGTCGTACTGCCGGTCTTATCCAGGATGATTCCCCCTTCGTCCTTGTACTCGATTGTCATGCTCCCTTCAATCGACGTTGAATGTTCAACTTCGGCGGTAGCTCCGTCTGTCGTCTCCCCCTTGGGTTTGCCTTTCTTGTTTCCCTTCTCGGCGATGGCCGATGACTCGTCCGCCGTGAATTCTCCCTCAAATTCGCTGTCCTCCACGGCGCCCGATTTGATGTTTTTCATCGAGGTGTTCCCCTTCACATGCGAGGAGGTCATTGTGAGGTCTTCGATGGTATCCAGGGCGAGGTTGGCATCCACGGTGAGTTCTTCAAGAACCACCTTCGCGCAGTCGGCAATGGAGAGGTCCGATATCGTTGTCGGGTCGATAAAAACATAGGCGGAGCCGCTGATGGTCACACGGCCGTTGATGGTGGAGTCGATGATCGTGATTTCATCCAGATCGGAAAGGTCCACGTCCCGATTGAGCGTTTTTCCTTCCATGGTGAAGGAGCGGACCAGCGTGCCTGTTTCGTCATAGTATTCGGAAAAGAAGTCTACAAAACCGTCGCCATCTTCATCGGTTTCATTCACGTCGAGGATGCCGTCGTTGTCGTCGTCCAAATCTTCCAGATCGTTGTATCCGTCGTTGTCGTCATCCGTAAGTTCGAGCGGGTTCACTTCGGGAACCGCCCACTGGTCGCGTTGAGCCACCACCCCCAGATCCATCTCTTCCGTGGCGTTGTCGAGAAGGAGGGTATCGGTCGTCCGCGAGTTCTTTGTATCCAAGCCGAACACCATCGTTGCCAGATATTCCCCTCCCGCGAAAAGCTCCACGCGCGAGGCGGTCTCTTTTCTCGCCTTCACGGCGAACGAGCCGTCGTCGTTGGTGACCGTTGAGAAGGAATCCCCCATCGAATTGGTCAGGACGACAAGAACATCGCCGTCCCCATCGGCCGACTCATCTCCATCGGCGCTTAAATTTACGTGAAGGGCGGGGATTGAACTGCCGCCGGATGAAGCAGGGAGCTGGAGCGAAGAGAATGCGGAAGAATCGTCGGAATTCAGATCGACCTCGCCGGTGATCAAACCGAATCCCGGTGTCGGTCTTGTGGCCGGGTTTGTGCTCAACGGTCCCACCGTCTGGTCGGTCCCGCAATGATTCAAGAGGACCCCCAAACCGATAAGGGCAACTGTCGACAACAACCCTCTTTTCGCCCCAAGAAGCATGAACCCCCCTTCCCCCTAAAGGCGGACTACAGGCATTATTACTATACTTCTAATATAGTTATTATGCAAGATTCGTTCCACTTTTTGTAATAATAATCCGTTTAAATTTCAGCTTGTTATGGATAGTAACCCATCCAGTAGTTATTTAATAGAGGTAAAAATTACCCATAAAATATAAAAATGGGTAACATTGGTTGATAGGATTTTGACAAAGGCTTAACAGAATTTTGACAAGCGCTATTTTTCTATCTGGTAGCGTTTGATGAGGCGGGAGACCTGCGGGCGGGGCATCTGGAGATGTTCCGCCGCCTTTCCCACGCGCCCTTCGTGAAGCTTCAGCACCCGCAGAATCTGCTTTTTTTCAAAGGCCTGCTTGGCCTCGGGGAGGGTTATTTTTCGTTCGTCGATGGCCTTCGCCAGGTCATCGGGGGTCGTGTCCGCCGGGAACTGTGATGGAGGCAGAACCGCGGGGGATCCGCTCCCGTCAAAAAGGTCCTTTCTCGCTTCCACCTCTTTTAGGGTGATCCGTTCCGCCTCGGAAAAGACACAGAGGTTATAGAGGGTGTTTTCCAGCTGGCGGACATTTCCCGGCCAGGTCTGCTCGGTGAGACAGGCCAGCGCGTCTGCATCAATCTGCTTTTTCCGCCCGCCGGGTTGTTTGGCCCATTCCTCGAGAAAGTGGCTGATGAGAAGGGGGATGTCCTCCCTTCTTTCGCGAAGCGGGGGGATGACAATCTCGGCGGTGTTGATCCGGTAGAAAAGATCCTCACGGAATTTTTTTTCCCGGATCATCTCCTCAATGGGGCGGTGGGTGGCGCAGATGACCCGCACG
This region includes:
- the pnp gene encoding polyribonucleotide nucleotidyltransferase, whose amino-acid sequence is MSTRVSTQLGGREISIETGKLARQAGGSVTVQAGDTIVLVTATGSAEPKKVDFLPLTVDFIEKTFAAGKIPGGFFKREGRPSEFATLISRFIDRPIRPLFPEGYRYETQVIATVLSVDPVNDPDTLAIIGASTALCISDVPFVTPVAGCRVGRVDGKFVINPAAPDMEKSDIDLIIAATESAVVMVEGGGDEVPEKDLVDAIQFAHESLQAVIRIQKELMSKVGKPKREVAEPVKDETILKALKGVEKKVREAITIKAKQKRYDALAGIKDELEASLIKEDDPDGETKKTLLDNEYEELKSRIMRGMILSESKRIDGRGLKEIRPITAEVAVLPRTHGSGLFTRGETQAMVVATLGSSEDEQIIDSIMGDASKTFMLHYNFPPFSVGEVKPLRSPGRREIGHGALAERSIVRMLPPHEKFPYTIRVVSEILESNGSSSMATVCGASLSLMDAGVPIKAPVAGIAMGLIKEDDRVAVLSDILGDEDHLGDMDFKVAGTEKGVTAFQMDIKISGLTVELMTKALAQAREGRLHILGKMSEAIAEPRTSLSKHAPKIVSMVVAKDRIRDVIGSGGKNIRGIIEATGCKIDIEDDGTVKIFSSDDAAIQQAMKMVKELTAEAEIGQIYEGTVRKIMDFGAFVEILPKTDGLVHISELSQERVRRVEDVVREGDRVTVKCIGIDDRGKIRLSMKQAPKE